CAATGATGAAGAGCATAAATTGCACAAGAAAATGGATGAATCAGCCCGGAGCAAAGAACACGAAGACAGTAAACTTAATCATGAGAATGTGAGACAACATACAACTTCTAAAGCGAAAAGGGAGCATCATTCATCTTATGGCAGAAAGGAAGTCCCTGGTGATGTACATAGTTTGCCTAAGGGAAGGGACAGTGACAAACAAAAAAGAGATAATTTAAGTCGCGCATCCAACAGAAATTTGGATGACATACCTCCAATCAAAGATGGCAGAAAATGTAAACAAAATGAACCAGATATCAGTAGCTGTGTATCTAAAGAAGAATCTGATGACAAGAAGCCATTCTATTATAGGTCATTTCAGCCTAATTACACCAAGTCAAGAGCATGCATTACAAACAGCAGTTCAGATGTATCTCCTACTTGTTCCACTGAGGAGGCACAGAAACATACAGAAATGACTCAGATGAAGGTTCAGTTgtccaaagaagaaggtacatgtgTAAATGATACAATCAAAAAGCCAAAACCGAAATCAGTTAGGAGGACACGTCTGCAGCCGATGCATGGTTCTGAGGAGGACTCAGATAGATTGAAAGGCGAGGAGAGAGGAAAGAGCCGTACTAGTGGAGTGAAAGATAACGGAAAACATGGCATAAGAATCACAAAAGGTGATCATCACAATCAACGGGATGAAGAGGAAAAGATGATGGACAGGCTTTTGTTACACTATACTCGGAAACAGCTTCAGAATGAAATTCAGAAACCAAAATCAGTTGTTAAGTTACCTAAACTAGCTGAAGTTGACGCTGGTGAAGTTTCAAGGCAGAGATTTCCAAATGGTCCATCAGGCCGAGCAGCAATTACTCCCATTGAATTGAAACAGGCAAGTTCAGTAGCACTCAGAGTCAGAGAAGGGCACACACAGGCAAATTCCTTTGAGCGTGATATGTTGAGTCCAAATGGGCATATCCATCCCAAGCTACCGGAGTATGATGACTTTATCACTCGACTCAGGCGAATATAGTGTTGAATCGACGATTCaatttaaatcctgaatccgTCTCTAACTCAACTGGCAGCTAGCTCTAACAAGGAAGTTTAAAGAATAAATTTGAAGTCAATTAGATGTATCATTATGCCATTCTTCATATTACTAATGGCTTTCTCATCATATTCTCTGTCAACAAGTTAGGACTGTAATCAGGAAGTAGTATAGAAAATGCTTACCTTATCATTTATTTGTAAATGGGAAATTAGTTCTAGAACTTGACTACAAGTTCTTAACATGAGTAAGAGAGATGAGTATTCAACTGTAGTCATAAGGAGATTAACTGAATTCGAACGTGGAAC
This DNA window, taken from Nicotiana tabacum cultivar K326 chromosome 15, ASM71507v2, whole genome shotgun sequence, encodes the following:
- the LOC107784102 gene encoding uncharacterized protein LOC107784102, which codes for MFDALLKSKFYTKCKSVIKLTKTRIEMIRKKREAMLKYLKNDMVDLLKSGLDVNAYNRAEGLMFELNISICYDMLEHNSLHISSHLAIMSKQRVCPEDCREAASTLMFAAARFSDLPELRGLRATFTERYGNSLELFVNKEFVEKLKSQPPTKEMKLQLMRDIAVESGIKWNSRDLEQKLYKQLMSEQGRPKSHNDEEHKLHKKMDESARSKEHEDSKLNHENVRQHTTSKAKREHHSSYGRKEVPGDVHSLPKGRDSDKQKRDNLSRASNRNLDDIPPIKDGRKCKQNEPDISSCVSKEESDDKKPFYYRSFQPNYTKSRACITNSSSDVSPTCSTEEAQKHTEMTQMKVQLSKEEGTCVNDTIKKPKPKSVRRTRLQPMHGSEEDSDRLKGEERGKSRTSGVKDNGKHGIRITKGDHHNQRDEEEKMMDRLLLHYTRKQLQNEIQKPKSVVKLPKLAEVDAGEVSRQRFPNGPSGRAAITPIELKQASSVALRVREGHTQANSFERDMLSPNGHIHPKLPEYDDFITRLRRI